A window from Pirellulales bacterium encodes these proteins:
- a CDS encoding serine/threonine protein kinase codes for MMARADDAHDLPPEDLAEFAELDRYVEQLHQGNAPSREALLAAHPEWISALDCLAALARLAPDNGGAAPGKSDLAPTTPLPGATLLPTDEQGGPALPCSFGDYELLEVLGRGGMGIVFKARQRSLERLVAVKMILASHLAGAEQLRRFQTEARAAATLRHTNIVDIYDAGTQGGQHYFAMQYVAGPSLAAIAGPHDLSLDDAVRLVIKIARAVEHLHRQGIVHRDLKPSNILLDGEGEPLVGDFGLVKMFHSEEQLTQTGVIAGTPSYMSPEQAAGRSIDTDARSDIYSLGVILYELLCGRPPFREPTPLDTLVQVIEREPPPPRLWNQAIPRALESIVLKCLEKSREKRYQTAAALADDLERWLKGEAVEARPPGVAAKVWRWAQRSPALASRVGVLAVFGLVEAVNYYGFATVPAGFHYRVTAIMAIWLMASLVLNRLMRVERWTTPVIFAWGALDILLLSLVLRTADGYASPLIVGYPLIIVGSGLWFRVRLVWFVTVMSLLSYAVLVADFYLVQVDLQQNFDRAYDRPVFFGVMLFVLGAVVAYQIRRVRALSRYYETRRIL; via the coding sequence ATGATGGCACGAGCCGATGACGCGCACGATCTGCCCCCCGAGGATCTGGCCGAGTTCGCCGAACTCGATCGATACGTCGAGCAATTGCATCAGGGGAATGCGCCCTCGCGCGAGGCGTTGTTGGCGGCGCATCCCGAATGGATTTCGGCGCTCGATTGTCTCGCAGCGCTGGCCAGGCTCGCGCCGGACAACGGGGGGGCGGCACCCGGCAAAAGCGATCTGGCTCCCACGACGCCCCTGCCCGGCGCGACCTTGCTGCCCACCGACGAGCAGGGGGGGCCCGCGCTACCGTGCTCGTTTGGCGATTACGAACTGCTGGAGGTTCTCGGTCGCGGCGGGATGGGCATTGTCTTCAAGGCGCGGCAGCGCAGTCTCGAGCGGCTTGTCGCCGTGAAGATGATCCTGGCCAGCCATTTGGCCGGCGCCGAGCAACTGCGGCGTTTTCAGACCGAGGCTCGCGCCGCGGCCACCCTGCGACACACGAACATCGTCGACATCTACGACGCTGGCACGCAGGGGGGGCAGCACTACTTCGCGATGCAATACGTTGCGGGGCCCAGCCTGGCCGCGATCGCCGGACCGCACGATCTGTCGCTCGACGATGCCGTGCGGCTGGTCATCAAGATCGCGCGCGCGGTCGAGCATCTGCACCGGCAAGGCATCGTGCATCGCGATCTCAAGCCCTCGAATATCCTGCTCGATGGCGAAGGGGAGCCCCTCGTCGGCGACTTCGGCCTGGTCAAGATGTTCCACAGCGAGGAGCAACTGACGCAGACGGGGGTCATCGCCGGTACGCCAAGTTACATGTCCCCCGAGCAGGCCGCCGGCCGTTCGATCGATACAGACGCACGCAGCGATATCTACAGCCTGGGGGTGATCCTGTACGAGTTGCTCTGCGGCCGTCCACCGTTTCGCGAACCGACGCCGCTCGACACGCTGGTGCAGGTCATCGAACGCGAGCCGCCGCCGCCCCGGCTTTGGAATCAGGCTATTCCGCGTGCGCTCGAGTCGATCGTGTTGAAGTGCCTGGAGAAGTCGCGCGAGAAGCGCTACCAGACGGCCGCCGCGCTGGCCGACGATCTCGAACGCTGGCTAAAGGGCGAAGCGGTCGAGGCTCGACCACCCGGAGTCGCTGCCAAGGTCTGGCGTTGGGCCCAGCGATCGCCGGCCCTCGCCTCGCGCGTGGGGGTGCTGGCCGTCTTCGGCCTGGTCGAGGCGGTGAACTATTACGGCTTTGCCACGGTGCCCGCCGGTTTTCATTACCGCGTGACGGCGATCATGGCCATCTGGCTGATGGCCTCGCTGGTATTGAATCGCCTGATGCGCGTCGAGCGCTGGACGACGCCGGTGATCTTTGCCTGGGGGGCGCTCGATATTCTGTTACTGTCGCTCGTGCTGCGGACGGCCGACGGTTATGCCAGCCCGCTGATCGTGGGGTATCCCCTGATCATTGTCGGATCGGGGCTGTGGTTTCGCGTGCGGCTGGTGTGGTTCGTCACCGTCATGTCGCTCCTTTCCTACGCGGTGCTGGTGGCCGATTTCTACCTGGTGCAGGTCGATTTGCAGCAGAATTTCGACCGGGCCTACGATCGCCCTGTCTTCTTCGGGGTCATGCTCTTCGTGCTGGGGGCGGTCGTGGCCTATCAGATACGACGGGTCAGGGCCCTGAGCCGCTATTACGAGACGCGGCGCATCCTCTGA
- a CDS encoding sigma-70 family RNA polymerase sigma factor, producing the protein MSDSSLLDVGGMLERARGGVQLDRDRLFAASRSYLGLIARTQIETHLQAKVDASDLVQQTLLEAHRDFERFHGATEGEWLAWLRRILAHNTADFVRRYRGTAKRATQREVAVPAKRADQSTFFAFGEPADSIETPSQQIARRDDQLAISAALETLSPDHREVIVLRNLERLSFEEVAERMGRTRPAVQMLWMRAIKKLQEKMA; encoded by the coding sequence ATGAGCGATTCCAGTCTTCTCGACGTCGGCGGAATGCTCGAACGTGCCCGCGGCGGCGTGCAGTTGGATCGCGATCGCCTGTTTGCCGCCTCGCGGTCGTACCTGGGACTGATCGCCCGGACTCAGATCGAGACTCACTTGCAGGCCAAGGTCGACGCGTCGGATTTGGTGCAGCAGACGCTCCTGGAGGCGCATCGCGACTTCGAACGCTTCCACGGGGCCACTGAAGGAGAGTGGTTGGCCTGGCTGCGGCGGATCCTGGCACACAATACCGCCGATTTCGTACGCCGCTATCGAGGCACCGCCAAGCGTGCCACGCAGCGCGAGGTGGCCGTGCCGGCGAAGCGCGCCGATCAGTCGACTTTCTTCGCCTTCGGCGAGCCGGCCGATTCGATCGAAACGCCCAGTCAGCAGATCGCCCGCCGCGACGATCAACTGGCGATCTCCGCGGCGCTCGAGACCCTCTCGCCCGATCATCGCGAGGTGATCGTGTTGCGCAATCTCGAACGACTCAGCTTCGAGGAAGTTGCCGAGCGCATGGGCCGCACGCGACCTGCCGTGCAGATGCTGTGGATGCGGGCCATCAAGAAGCTGCAAGAGAAGATGGCCTGA
- a CDS encoding 1-acyl-sn-glycerol-3-phosphate acyltransferase has translation MNRQPFAKPPRWWSPKPSRFWMSVWRPLRRRQQIHDYRITEIDVQGLDHVRQAIDAGHGILITPNHPGHGDCYLLWEALIRLRQPCYVMTAWQVFEMAKPLERLIYRQHGCFSVDREGNDMAAMRQTLQVLSDTSNPMVIFPEGDVYHLNERVTPFRDGVGALALSAVKRSGRPVACFPTSLRYEYTQDPTPELKRVMDQLEQRLYWRPRTDLSLEQRIYRFAEGILELKELEYLGRNATGTLSERIDQLAKEILRRIEAHYEVRVEDETIPERVKTLRRLAIERRRRLSSDDPVDLEVARELDDLFFVVQLFSYPGDYVAERPTIERMAETIDKFEEDFLGAASASIRGRRRAEIRFGEPILVREPGKRDSARALVHQLERRVQQMLDDSYRQASKVPA, from the coding sequence ATGAATCGCCAGCCCTTTGCCAAGCCGCCCCGATGGTGGTCGCCGAAGCCGAGCCGCTTCTGGATGAGCGTGTGGCGACCGTTGCGCCGGCGCCAGCAGATCCACGATTACCGCATCACCGAGATCGACGTGCAGGGGCTCGATCATGTCCGCCAGGCGATCGACGCCGGACATGGCATCCTCATCACGCCGAATCATCCCGGCCACGGCGATTGCTATCTGCTCTGGGAGGCGCTCATCCGCCTGCGCCAGCCCTGTTATGTGATGACGGCCTGGCAGGTGTTCGAGATGGCCAAACCGCTCGAACGGCTGATCTATCGCCAGCACGGCTGCTTCAGCGTCGACCGCGAAGGCAACGACATGGCCGCCATGCGCCAGACGCTGCAGGTGCTCAGTGACACGTCGAACCCGATGGTGATCTTTCCCGAGGGAGACGTCTATCACCTGAACGAGCGCGTCACGCCGTTTCGCGATGGCGTGGGCGCGCTGGCACTTTCGGCCGTCAAACGGAGCGGACGTCCCGTGGCGTGCTTTCCCACTTCGTTGCGCTACGAATACACGCAAGACCCGACCCCCGAGCTTAAACGCGTGATGGATCAGCTCGAACAGCGTCTCTATTGGAGGCCCCGGACGGATCTCTCGCTCGAGCAGCGCATCTACCGCTTCGCCGAAGGCATCCTCGAATTGAAAGAGCTCGAGTATCTCGGACGCAATGCGACCGGGACGCTGTCCGAGCGCATCGACCAACTGGCCAAGGAAATCCTCCGCCGGATCGAAGCACATTACGAGGTGCGGGTCGAAGACGAGACGATTCCCGAGCGGGTCAAGACGCTCCGCCGACTGGCGATCGAACGGCGACGAAGACTCTCGTCGGACGACCCCGTCGATCTCGAAGTCGCCCGCGAGCTCGACGACCTGTTCTTCGTCGTGCAGTTGTTCAGCTATCCCGGCGATTATGTCGCCGAGCGTCCGACCATCGAACGCATGGCGGAGACGATCGACAAGTTCGAGGAAGATTTTCTGGGGGCCGCCTCGGCGAGCATCCGGGGGCGCCGCCGCGCCGAGATCCGCTTCGGCGAACCGATCCTCGTCCGCGAGCCGGGCAAGCGCGATTCGGCCCGGGCGCTGGTCCACCAGCTCGAACGCCGCGTGCAGCAAATGCTCGACGATTCGTATCGCCAGGCGAGCAAGGTGCCCGCCTGA
- a CDS encoding sodium/solute symporter (Members of the Solute:Sodium Symporter (SSS), TC 2.A.21 as described in tcdb.org, catalyze solute:Na+ symport. Known solutes for members of the family include sugars, amino acids, nucleosides, inositols, vitamins, urea or anions, depending on the system.), which produces MNAHATLHPLDLIVLLTYFVAVVAIGFLVGRFTKTTHDFFLAGQRFSWWLVAVSCVATLVGAYSFVIYSESGFRYGLCLLYPYMNEWFVLPLFLAGWLPIIYYSRVQSVPEYFERRFDRRTRTAVLILLLIYLEAYIGINLLSIGTLLEDMFGWNILLSAAVTAVVVAVYIHAGGQTSAMMVDLLQGFWLLAAGVLVLFLGVHYIGGFEKLWDGLPLEHRLPFAQFNQPTGYNAVGDFWGDAIVGTFAFYMINQGVLMRFLSARSVREGRRAMLFTVMVLMPIAAVAVTGAGWVGRAMATHEIPPLEHVAAWETSSDPAEVAKYESTARNIFAIVARTVCQPGVFGLVIAAVIAALLSTLDTLITAATSICINDVFKPWRPGRDDAYYLRAARFTSIVVTASGVGLIPVFMRSETIYQALSLFTSLISPPLVVVVCLGITWRRFSARSAFWTLVVGSAAMLVSLVWPQLVAPFAHGTEPDRYGDYPYMRALYGLVVCGVIAAVISWIDWRVGPRDTQDREGLDINTLDTARARFKGGQPSTRGVGRSAVFPLRVVEGQEAQVRLPAAAMEQLQAEPGDLVFVSDPRWWLGGLRSAHARLGPAAETEGGLLMSAQCFDQGSLLPDRPVRVEKIM; this is translated from the coding sequence ATGAACGCTCACGCCACGCTCCACCCGCTCGACCTTATTGTCCTCTTAACCTACTTTGTGGCGGTCGTGGCGATCGGCTTTCTCGTCGGGCGGTTTACCAAGACCACACACGATTTCTTTCTCGCCGGTCAGCGATTCAGTTGGTGGCTGGTGGCGGTCTCTTGCGTGGCGACCCTCGTTGGTGCGTACAGCTTTGTGATCTACTCCGAATCGGGCTTTCGCTATGGCCTGTGCCTGCTCTACCCCTACATGAACGAGTGGTTCGTCCTGCCGCTCTTCCTGGCGGGCTGGCTGCCGATCATCTACTACAGCCGGGTACAGTCGGTTCCCGAGTATTTCGAACGCCGTTTCGACCGGCGCACGCGCACCGCCGTGCTGATCCTGCTGCTCATCTATCTCGAGGCCTACATCGGCATCAATTTGCTGTCGATCGGCACCTTGCTCGAGGACATGTTCGGTTGGAACATTCTCCTCTCGGCCGCCGTGACGGCGGTCGTCGTGGCGGTCTACATCCACGCCGGCGGGCAGACCTCGGCCATGATGGTCGACCTGCTGCAGGGGTTCTGGCTGCTGGCGGCAGGCGTCTTGGTGTTATTCCTGGGCGTACACTACATCGGCGGGTTCGAAAAGCTCTGGGATGGCCTGCCGCTCGAACATCGCCTCCCCTTCGCGCAGTTCAACCAACCCACCGGCTACAACGCCGTGGGAGATTTCTGGGGCGATGCCATCGTCGGCACGTTTGCCTTCTACATGATCAACCAAGGCGTGCTGATGCGGTTTCTCTCGGCCCGCTCGGTGCGCGAGGGGCGCCGCGCCATGCTCTTCACGGTGATGGTGTTAATGCCCATTGCAGCCGTGGCGGTTACCGGCGCAGGTTGGGTGGGCCGGGCGATGGCCACGCACGAGATTCCTCCGCTCGAGCACGTTGCCGCTTGGGAGACGTCGAGCGACCCAGCCGAGGTGGCCAAGTACGAAAGCACGGCGCGAAACATCTTCGCCATCGTGGCTCGCACGGTCTGCCAGCCTGGCGTCTTCGGCCTGGTAATTGCGGCGGTGATCGCCGCCCTGTTGAGCACGCTCGATACGCTGATCACGGCGGCCACGTCGATCTGCATCAACGATGTCTTCAAGCCGTGGCGGCCCGGTCGCGACGACGCATACTACCTGCGCGCGGCTCGGTTCACCTCGATCGTGGTGACGGCCTCGGGTGTGGGACTGATCCCGGTCTTCATGCGTTCCGAGACGATCTACCAGGCGCTGTCTCTTTTCACCTCGTTGATCTCGCCCCCGTTGGTCGTGGTCGTCTGCCTGGGCATCACCTGGCGGCGGTTCTCCGCGCGTTCAGCTTTTTGGACACTGGTGGTGGGCTCGGCGGCGATGCTCGTTTCGCTCGTCTGGCCGCAACTGGTGGCCCCCTTCGCCCACGGCACCGAGCCCGACCGCTATGGCGACTACCCCTACATGCGGGCGCTCTATGGCCTGGTCGTCTGCGGCGTCATCGCGGCGGTGATCTCCTGGATCGACTGGCGGGTGGGGCCGCGCGACACGCAGGATCGCGAGGGACTCGACATCAACACGCTCGACACGGCGCGGGCACGCTTCAAGGGGGGCCAGCCCAGTACGCGGGGCGTGGGACGCTCGGCGGTGTTCCCCCTGCGCGTGGTCGAGGGGCAGGAGGCCCAGGTGCGGCTGCCGGCCGCCGCGATGGAGCAATTGCAGGCCGAGCCGGGCGATCTCGTCTTCGTCAGCGATCCACGCTGGTGGCTGGGGGGCCTGCGTTCCGCTCACGCCCGGCTGGGGCCGGCGGCGGAGACCGAAGGCGGGCTGCTCATGTCGGCCCAGTGCTTCGACCAGGGTTCGTTGCTGCCGGATCGGCCGGTACGAGTCGAAAAGATCATGTAG
- the lpxK gene encoding tetraacyldisaccharide 4'-kinase: protein MNASDFYELASGRRRGVGASLTRAALRVAETPYALAMSWRNRRYDRGRAEMHRLSVPVVSVGNITMGGTGKTPMVAWLARWYRRDFIRVALVSRGYGATISRNDEALELEQLLPDVPHVQNADRVAASRMAIEEFETQLILLDDGFQHRRLARDLDIVLLDALEPFGFRHVFPRGILREPLSGLRRAGVLALSRADLVDAERRRAIKAEARRHAPDALWIECRHAPGGFRSAVGREASLDSLRGKRVGAFCGLGNPAGFRRTLELAGMEIAAWREFPDHHNYTRDDVESLRRWTASEQIEAVLCTHKDLVKIELDQLGAAPLWALSIGLEITEGLPELETRLAKLRPAPEDD, encoded by the coding sequence ATGAACGCCTCCGACTTCTATGAGTTGGCGAGCGGGCGGCGTCGCGGCGTCGGTGCATCTCTCACGCGGGCGGCCCTGCGCGTGGCCGAAACACCCTACGCCCTGGCCATGTCGTGGCGCAATCGACGCTACGACCGCGGTCGTGCCGAGATGCACCGCCTCAGCGTGCCGGTGGTTTCCGTGGGCAATATCACCATGGGAGGCACCGGCAAGACGCCGATGGTGGCCTGGCTCGCGCGCTGGTATCGCCGCGACTTTATCCGCGTGGCACTGGTGAGCCGAGGCTATGGAGCGACGATCTCGCGCAACGACGAGGCGCTCGAGCTCGAGCAGCTTCTGCCCGACGTACCCCACGTGCAAAACGCCGACCGCGTGGCCGCCTCGCGCATGGCCATCGAAGAGTTCGAGACACAGTTGATCCTGCTCGACGATGGTTTTCAGCATCGCCGGCTGGCACGCGATCTCGACATCGTGTTGCTCGACGCGCTCGAGCCGTTCGGCTTTCGCCACGTCTTTCCGCGCGGCATACTGCGCGAGCCGCTGTCCGGCCTGCGCCGCGCGGGCGTGCTGGCCCTGTCGCGGGCCGATCTCGTCGACGCTGAACGCCGGCGCGCGATCAAGGCCGAAGCTCGCCGGCACGCGCCCGATGCGCTGTGGATCGAATGCCGGCACGCGCCCGGGGGATTTCGCTCGGCCGTGGGACGCGAGGCGTCGCTCGACAGCCTGCGCGGCAAACGGGTAGGCGCGTTTTGCGGGCTGGGGAATCCTGCCGGCTTCCGCCGCACGCTGGAGCTGGCGGGCATGGAAATCGCCGCCTGGCGCGAGTTTCCCGATCACCATAACTACACGCGCGACGATGTCGAGTCGTTGCGCCGTTGGACGGCGAGCGAACAGATCGAGGCGGTGCTGTGTACGCACAAGGATCTGGTCAAGATCGAGCTCGATCAACTCGGCGCGGCGCCGCTGTGGGCGCTCTCGATCGGGCTCGAAATCACCGAGGGGCTGCCGGAGCTCGAGACGCGCCTGGCGAAGCTGCGGCCGGCGCCGGAAGACGATTGA
- a CDS encoding isocitrate/isopropylmalate dehydrogenase family protein, with the protein MAHEVTLITGDGTGPELAAATRRTIDATGVKINWDVQEAGVDVMERLGTPLPDSVMESVQRTKCALKAPITTPVGTGFRSINVHLRHALGLYACVRPCKIYQGVRTYYADVPLDLVIVRENTEDLYAGVEFERGKPATGDAIEFINQHCEKKIKTGAGETGISIKSISVSATERIVKYAFDYARANQRKKVTAVHKANILKFSDGLFLEVARNVAKGYSDIEFEDRIVDNMCMQLVQKPELYDVLVLPNLYGDVLSDLAAGLVGGLGVAPGANIGPDGAVFEATHGSAPKYKGQDKVNPTALILSGVLMLRHLGETSAADRLEKAVATVIAEGKDVTYDLKADRNDPTAVGTRRMAEAICEKVAQG; encoded by the coding sequence ATGGCTCACGAAGTTACGCTGATTACGGGGGACGGGACCGGTCCGGAGTTGGCCGCGGCGACCCGCCGCACGATCGACGCCACCGGCGTCAAAATCAATTGGGACGTCCAAGAGGCGGGCGTCGATGTCATGGAGCGGCTCGGCACGCCGCTGCCCGACAGCGTCATGGAGAGCGTCCAGCGGACCAAGTGCGCCTTGAAGGCCCCCATCACCACGCCGGTCGGCACGGGCTTCCGCAGCATCAACGTCCACCTGCGCCACGCCTTGGGACTCTATGCCTGCGTCCGCCCCTGCAAGATTTATCAGGGGGTGCGGACCTACTACGCCGACGTGCCACTCGACTTGGTGATCGTCCGCGAGAACACCGAGGACCTGTACGCGGGCGTCGAGTTCGAACGTGGCAAGCCCGCCACCGGCGACGCCATCGAGTTCATCAACCAGCATTGCGAAAAGAAGATCAAGACCGGCGCCGGCGAGACCGGCATCTCGATCAAGTCGATCAGCGTCTCGGCCACCGAGCGGATCGTGAAGTACGCCTTCGATTACGCCCGGGCCAACCAGCGCAAGAAAGTCACCGCGGTCCACAAGGCGAACATCCTCAAGTTCAGCGATGGCCTGTTTCTCGAAGTTGCCCGTAACGTGGCCAAGGGGTATTCGGACATCGAGTTCGAGGATCGCATCGTCGACAACATGTGCATGCAGTTGGTGCAGAAGCCCGAGCTGTACGACGTGCTCGTGCTGCCGAACTTGTACGGCGATGTGCTGAGCGACCTGGCGGCCGGTCTGGTGGGGGGCTTGGGCGTGGCGCCGGGAGCGAACATCGGTCCCGACGGCGCGGTCTTCGAGGCCACGCACGGCAGTGCCCCGAAGTACAAGGGTCAGGACAAGGTCAACCCGACCGCGCTGATTCTCTCGGGCGTGCTCATGCTGCGTCACTTGGGCGAAACGAGCGCGGCCGATCGACTGGAAAAGGCGGTCGCCACGGTCATCGCCGAAGGCAAGGACGTCACCTACGACCTGAAGGCCGACCGCAACGATCCGACCGCCGTCGGCACGCGCCGCATGGCCGAGGCGATCTGCGAAAAGGTCGCCCAGGGTTAG
- a CDS encoding type II toxin-antitoxin system HigB family toxin: MLAWYKTADKADWQNFSDVRVTFGSADLVGDCIVFNIRGNKFRLVVKIDYRTHRVFVGDVMTHREYDKGLWKKDCNCFAAPRPARQPTSEKQPP, translated from the coding sequence CTGCTGGCCTGGTACAAGACAGCGGACAAGGCCGATTGGCAAAACTTCTCCGACGTGCGCGTGACCTTTGGCAGCGCCGACCTGGTGGGCGACTGCATCGTCTTCAATATCCGCGGCAACAAGTTTCGCCTGGTCGTCAAGATCGACTACCGGACGCACCGCGTGTTCGTGGGGGACGTGATGACCCATCGCGAATACGACAAGGGGCTGTGGAAAAAGGACTGTAACTGCTTCGCCGCGCCGCGGCCTGCCCGACAGCCCACTAGCGAGAAACAACCACCGTAG
- a CDS encoding altronate dehydratase, producing the protein MTATATRTPVDVVYLNPADNTCVAARHLDEGAEIVAGPYRVRLAQRIGLGHKLALRPIAVGEPVFKYGQTIGFATQPITPGDWVHVHNMTAGEFERVYEYSTDVPAPPAPIVGRTFDGFRRRDGRAGTRNYLAVISSVNCSASVSKYIARRFDKETLAREFPNVDGILPITHGGGCGLQYGGDDHRQLERVLSGFARHPNVGGYLLIGLGCETGTISHLIENGGLVQLGESPSRAKITALSMQDLGGTVKTVEAGVAAVRELLPQVNDVRREPIPASELVLGLECGGSDGNSGVTANPALGVASDMLVAAGGTSVLSETSEIYGAEHLLTRRAVSRAVGEKLIERIRWWEEYTGKFGVKIDNNPSPGNKAGGLTTIYEKSLGAVAKGGSAALTGVFDYAAPITTRGFVIMDSPGYDPASVTGLVASGCNVIVFTTGRGSCFGCKPTPSIKLATNTPMYERMIDDMDLNAGTVLTGTTLEECGREIFEFILEVASGKQTKSEIHGIGEEEIVPWSIGPTL; encoded by the coding sequence ATGACAGCCACCGCCACGCGGACCCCCGTCGATGTCGTGTACCTCAATCCCGCGGACAACACCTGCGTTGCCGCGCGACACTTGGACGAGGGGGCCGAAATCGTGGCCGGCCCGTATCGCGTGCGGCTCGCGCAGCGGATCGGTTTGGGGCACAAGCTGGCCCTGCGGCCAATTGCCGTCGGCGAACCTGTTTTCAAATATGGCCAAACGATCGGCTTCGCCACGCAGCCGATCACGCCCGGCGACTGGGTCCACGTCCACAACATGACGGCCGGCGAATTCGAGCGGGTTTACGAATACTCGACCGACGTGCCCGCGCCGCCGGCTCCGATCGTCGGCCGCACGTTCGACGGATTCCGCCGCCGCGATGGCCGCGCCGGCACGCGCAATTACCTGGCCGTGATCTCCTCGGTGAATTGCTCCGCCTCGGTCAGCAAGTACATCGCGCGCCGCTTCGACAAGGAGACCCTCGCCCGCGAGTTCCCCAATGTCGACGGAATTCTGCCGATCACGCACGGCGGTGGCTGTGGGCTGCAGTATGGCGGCGACGATCACCGCCAGCTCGAACGCGTGCTCTCGGGCTTCGCCCGCCATCCGAACGTCGGCGGCTACCTGCTCATCGGCCTGGGCTGCGAAACCGGCACCATCTCGCACTTGATCGAGAACGGCGGGCTGGTGCAACTGGGCGAGTCCCCCTCGCGCGCGAAAATCACCGCGCTCAGCATGCAAGATTTGGGCGGCACAGTAAAAACGGTCGAGGCGGGCGTGGCCGCCGTGCGCGAATTATTGCCGCAGGTGAACGATGTGCGCCGCGAGCCGATCCCGGCGAGCGAGCTGGTGCTGGGGCTCGAGTGTGGCGGCTCGGATGGTAACTCGGGCGTGACCGCCAATCCCGCGCTCGGCGTGGCCAGTGACATGCTCGTGGCGGCCGGCGGAACCTCGGTGCTTTCCGAAACGTCGGAGATCTACGGCGCCGAGCATCTCTTGACGCGCCGCGCGGTCAGTCGCGCGGTGGGAGAGAAGCTGATCGAACGCATCCGCTGGTGGGAGGAGTACACGGGCAAGTTCGGCGTGAAGATCGACAACAACCCTTCGCCCGGCAACAAGGCCGGCGGTCTGACGACGATCTACGAAAAATCGCTCGGCGCCGTGGCGAAGGGAGGCAGTGCGGCGCTCACGGGCGTGTTCGACTACGCCGCGCCGATCACCACGCGCGGCTTCGTCATCATGGACAGCCCCGGCTACGACCCGGCGAGCGTGACGGGGCTAGTGGCCAGCGGCTGCAATGTGATCGTCTTCACCACCGGCCGCGGAAGTTGCTTCGGCTGCAAGCCGACTCCGTCGATCAAGCTGGCCACAAACACGCCGATGTACGAGCGGATGATCGACGACATGGATCTCAACGCCGGCACCGTACTGACGGGCACAACGCTCGAAGAGTGCGGCCGCGAGATCTTCGAGTTCATCCTCGAAGTCGCCAGTGGCAAGCAAACGAAAAGCGAAATCCACGGCATCGGCGAAGAAGAGATCGTCCCCTGGAGCATCGGCCCGACGTTGTAG